From the Desulfobulbaceae bacterium genome, the window CAATATCATCGCCTTTGTCTAAGCTTGCTTTTAGGTTAAGGGGGCTGAAAAACATATGGGTAAGCATATGGTGAACAGACATCTTATGTGGAATAAGCACTGACTTTTGCTTGAAAAAATTCTGATAGGGTTCCTGATAATCACCCTGTTTGTTACGAACGAATATGCTACCGTTTCGATGGGCAAGAAGGACCATCTTTATTGGGACGCCAAAATGGAAGAGATCCATCGCAATGGGCGCCAGTACAAATGCTGCGTCGACTTCACCCGTCTCAAGGGCTTTTTCAACCGGATTCCAGCCTGCCATACAGTGTGTCTCTAACTCGAAATGTTTCGGCACAATATCGCCTTGCATGATCCAGCGGTTAACAATGCCTAAAATTAGATGGTCTGTAATCTGAATATGGGCAACTCGTAATTTAACTTTCCCCGAAGCGCCTCGTTGTGGGCCGAGTTCCTTGTCTTCTGTGCCAACCGCATCTTTATTGAAAACTTCATTAATTGTTTTTTCCAGTTCCTCTGCAGTAAAAGGCTTGGGGATAAACCCGTTGCATCCCGCATCTTCCGCTTTATACGCCTGCTCTTTATCAGCCTGGGCAGTTGCCATGATAAAAGGAGTTTTTGCGTGTGTCTCATTTTCTCTCACCCAGACAAGAAGATCGTATCCTCCCATATTGGGCATATTCCAATCACTAATGATCAGGTCAATTTGATCTGTATTGTTGAGTATTTCAACTGCTTCTGCCCCGTCATTTGCTTCTATAATATTGTCATAGCCGAT encodes:
- a CDS encoding ABC transporter substrate-binding protein; translated protein: MIADKNRKILLVEDAKSMRKIEIRILKSIGYDNIIEANDGAEAVEILNNTDQIDLIISDWNMPNMGGYDLLVWVRENETHAKTPFIMATAQADKEQAYKAEDAGCNGFIPKPFTAEELEKTINEVFNKDAVGTEDKELGPQRGASGKVKLRVAHIQITDHLILGIVNRWIMQGDIVPKHFELETHCMAGWNPVEKALETGEVDAAFVLAPIAMDLFHFGVPIKMVLLAHRNGSIFVRNKQGDYQEPYQNFFKQKSVLIPHKMSVHHMLTHMFFSPLNLKASLDKGDDIDINLEVVAPINMPSFMKENNDVGGFVVAEPIGSKSIALGISKKLFLSSEIWENHPCCVVAVRDDFSEPYSEAVQELVDYLVAAGKFIAEQSTMAAFYALRFLDPDKKLGLKLPVLKKVLDDPLGINTDNLYPVKDDIDRMQQYMHDTMGIGHIIDLDSFINTQYAKIACHEIQD